Proteins encoded by one window of Synechococcus sp. MVIR-18-1:
- a CDS encoding RNA methyltransferase, translated as MSLADQSDELITSRRNPLVRRLRSLSSRAGRDEHGVVLLEGTHQLQELQHRVWQESVAFDVVATPAWLQAHAGLIRSLPGSVRVQRMSAEALQAGLTTVQPDGVACLLPLSCLPTAVPAPDFVLALDRIQDPGNLGTLLRTARAADIQQVWCASGADPLAPKVVRSSAGAILNLPVERFGPDPAEGVVQLAERLRQAREAGLQIVATLVPDAAADLSIQPYWELDWTLPTVLLLGNEGAGLDPLLQACCSHGVTLPHSSAVESLNVAAAAVPLLLERRRARMTSSTQKIG; from the coding sequence GTGTCGTTGGCAGATCAGTCAGACGAGCTGATCACCAGTCGTCGTAATCCTCTTGTGCGACGACTGCGTTCGTTGTCATCCCGTGCAGGCCGAGACGAGCATGGTGTTGTTCTTCTGGAAGGAACACATCAACTTCAAGAACTCCAGCACCGTGTTTGGCAAGAATCAGTTGCCTTTGATGTTGTTGCAACTCCTGCTTGGTTGCAGGCGCATGCTGGCTTGATTCGCTCATTGCCTGGCTCCGTGCGTGTGCAGAGGATGAGTGCTGAAGCGTTGCAAGCCGGATTAACAACGGTTCAGCCCGATGGTGTTGCCTGCTTGCTGCCGTTGTCTTGCTTGCCTACAGCGGTTCCGGCTCCCGACTTTGTTCTGGCGCTGGATCGCATTCAGGATCCAGGCAACCTTGGTACCTTGCTTCGCACCGCTCGGGCCGCTGACATTCAGCAGGTTTGGTGCGCATCCGGTGCTGATCCGTTGGCGCCAAAGGTGGTGCGATCGTCGGCTGGAGCGATCTTGAACCTGCCGGTCGAGCGCTTTGGTCCTGATCCAGCGGAAGGGGTTGTTCAACTCGCAGAACGACTCAGGCAAGCCCGCGAGGCTGGGCTTCAAATTGTGGCCACGTTGGTGCCAGATGCAGCGGCAGATTTGAGCATTCAGCCCTACTGGGAGCTGGACTGGACCCTGCCCACGGTGCTCCTGCTTGGGAATGAAGGAGCCGGTCTAGACCCGTTGTTGCAGGCCTGCTGCTCCCATGGTGTGACCCTTCCGCATAGCTCTGCTGTGGAATCTCTGAATGTGGCTGCTGCTGCGGTCCCTCTGCTTTTGGAGAGGCGACGGGCGAGAATGACGTCTTCAACGCAGAAGATCGGGTGA